Genomic segment of Oceanibaculum indicum P24:
TCGGGATGATGGTCGCGCGCAGGCTGCGCAGGAAGAAGAAGATCACCAGCACGACCAGCACCACCGCCTCGATGATGGTGGTGAACACATTGTCGATCGACCGCTCGATGAAGACCGAGGTGTCGAAGGCCACTTCCGCCTGCATGTCGGGCGGCAGGTCGGCGACGATCTTCGGCAGTTCGGCGCGCACCGCCTTGGAGACTTCCAGCGGGTTGGCGGTCGCCTGCTTCACGATGCCCAGCGTCAGCGAGTTCACGCCATTATAGCGCGAGACACGGCGGTTATCGGCCGGTCCCAGCTCCGCACGGCCGACATCGCGCAGCTTCACCTGGAAGCCGTTCGCCTCCTTCAGCACGATGTTCTCGAACTGCTCCGGCGTCACCAGGTTGGTGCGCGACAGCACGGTGAATTCGCGGCTGAGACTCTCGATGCGCCCGGACGGGATTTCCACATTCTGCTGGCGCAGCGCGTTCTCGACATCCTGGACGGTCAGGTTGTAGCCGGCCAGCTTGGCGCGGTCGATCCACACCCGCATGGAGAAGCGGCGCTCGCCATAGATGCGCACCTCGGCGAGGCCCGGCAGGGTCTGCAGCCGGTCCACGAAGAAGCGGTCGGCATAGTCCGTCAGCTCCATGGAGGAGCGGCCCGGCGCGGAGAAGCCGACGAACAGGATCGGCGAGGCATCGGCCTCCACCTTGGAGATCACCGGCTCCTCGATCTCCTCCGGCAGGCGGCCGCGCACGCGGCTCACCCGGTCGCGCACGTCGCTGGCCGCGACATCCGGGTCGGTGCCGAGGCGGAAGCGGATGGTGATGTCGGAGCGTTCCTGCCGGCTCCGGGAGATGATGGTCTCGATGCCCTCGATGCCGGAAATCGAGCTTTCCAGCACCTGCGTCACCTGCGATTCGATGATCTCCGCGCTGGCGCCCAGATAATCGGTACGCACGGAGACGACAGGCTCGTCGATGTTGGGATATTCGCGGACCGGCAGACGGTCGTAGCTGACCATGCCGACCAGCAGGATCATCAGGCTCATGACGGTCGCGAAGACCGGACGCCTGACGCAAAGCTCGAACAGGTTCAAGGGCCGCTCCCCTTAGCTGCCGGGGGCGGTGCGGCCAGTGCCGGCGACCGGCGCGCCACGACCGACCACATCGACCTTGATGCCATCGCGCAGCCGGAGCTGCCCGGCGACGACCACGACGTCCTTCGGCTTCAGCCCGGACAGCACCTCGACCAGGCCGGGCCGGCGCTCGCCAAGCTGCACCTCGGTCAGCACCGCCTTATCCTCGACCAGCCGATAGACGAAGCGCTTCTGGCCGACCGGCGTGACCGAGGATTCCGGCACCAGCACGGCATCCGGCCGGGTCTCGGCAATGATGGTCAGGCGGATGAACAGGCCGGGCGACAGGGCGAGATCGGGGTTGGGCACCAGCGCGCGGATGCGCAGCGAGCGGCCATTCACATCGATCTGCGGGTCGATGGCGTAGATTTCGCCGGTGAAGCTCTGGCCGGCCAGCGCGTTGGCGGTCATCTCGATCTTCTGGCCGACGCGGACCGCCGTCAGATAGACTTCCGGCACCCGGAATTCCGCCTTCAGCGGATCGATCTGCTGCAAGGTTACAATAGTATCAGCCGGCGTCACATAACGGCCGAGGCTGATGCTGCGCAGACCCAGCACGCCGGAGAAGGGCGCGCGGATCGTCGCCTTGTCCAGCCGCGCCTTGGCGAGATCGACACCGGCCTCGTCGGAGCGCAGCCGGGCAACCGCCTCGTCGCGCGCGCGCACCGTGCCGGTGCCCTGCTTCAACAGCGTGTCGGCCCGGTCGTAATTAGCCTTGGAAAGCGACAGGTTGGCCTGCGCCTGGGCGAGTTCGGCCTGGAGGATATCCTTGTCCAGCTCGACCAGCGGGGCGCCGCGCTCAACGCGCTGCACATCCTCGAACAGGATGCGCGAGATTCGGCCAGAGATTTCCGGCTGGATCGTCACCGCCTCGTTCGGCAGCAGCGAGCCGACGGCAGTGATTTCCGTACGCACCGTATCGACGGTCACCTCGGCGACCTCGACTGGCGGGCCGGCATTCTGCTGCGGCGCGGGTTTTGCGGTCTGGCCATTCGCACTTTGGGCTACCGCGGCGGACCGCTCAGCCTTCAGATGATAGGCCACCCCGCCGCCTGCGGCAGCCAGTACCAGCAGCCCCGCCAGAATCTTCCAGCCTGCGCTCATCGCTTTCCGTATCCATGTCGAAGGGCAGAAATCCGCATTTCCGCGCTTCCTGATAATGAGGCCGGGTCGCAAAGAGTCAAGGCGCCTTACAGGCTTAAGGCCGTTATGCGGCAGCGCTCGACGGGCTTTCGGCCGCCGCCACGCAGGATAGTGCCCCGGGGATCGGCATGGCGGGGGTCGATCCGGCCAAAGCGCCAGCCGCGACCGTGTCAGACTCCGCCGCGTTCTCCTGCGCCTTCGCCCGGCTCGCCGCCAGTTCCGGCGCGATCACGAAATTCGCCCGGCGCACCCGCACCCGGTTGATCATGCCGTCGGAGATTTCCTGCGCCGTCGCCGTCAGGAAGACTTCCACCTCGCCCTTGGTCAGCTGCACGAGCCGGCCCTGCGCCAGGGCGGAAAGCTCCCCCTCCAATGCCGGGCGCAGGTCGGGCAGCAGATCGCGCACCATCTGCGTATGGCCGGGGCGCGGCACTTCGAGGTCGATCTCCAGCTGATAGACCCGGTCCGGCTCGGCCTCGTCGCCCAGCGGCACGATCAGCGGGCTGCCCGGCCGCACGATGTTCAACTGGCCCAGCACCATCAGCCGCCGCCGCCGGTGGGCGAGCTGCGCCAGCATCACCATGACGACGACGAACAGCGCAGTGACGGCGATCACGAAGCCGGTGGTGGCGATCACCGCGTCGCGGATCGCCATGCCTTCCAGATCGAAGGGGCGCAGATAGCTGCCGAACAGCAGGATGAAGGGGGCATCGCCATCGAATATGGCGTCATAGCCAGCCATCGTCGCATAGACATGCAGGCCCAGATTCCAGAAGGCGAGCGCAAGAACGGTGATGTAGAACGCGGAAAGTGCTGCGATCACACTGTTGTAGGGTGGCATGCGGAACCCTTTGCGCAACGCCCGGACAGGGCGGGCAAGAGAATGCCAGCAGCGCCCCCGGCAATCCAGCGGTATTTTGCGGCCATACCCGGTTGCTCCACCACCTATGGTGGCGTGGCGATGCGTGCCGGGCTAGAACGCCAGCCGTCCGTAGAGGTTATCGAAAGGCAGCATGACATGCGCCCGATAGGCCGGGCGCTCCTGAAGCCGGGCGAACCAGGCCTGGACATTCGGCACCTCGGGATAGTCCAGCCCCATGCCGAAATAGCGGAACAGGCAGGCCCCCGCCGGGATGTCGGCCAGCCCCAGCCGGTCGCCGGAGAGATAGGGCCGGTCCGCAAGCTCGGCGTCCAGCACGCGCATATATTGGGCGCAGGCATCCTGCTTCACCCGGATCGCGGTCCAGTCGCGCCTGTCCTCCGGCGTGCGGTAATAGCCCCAGAACAGGCCGGAGAGGAAAGCCGGCTGCAGGGCGGTGGCCGACCAGTCCATCCAGCACTCGTCACGGGACCGGGCCGCCGGATCGTCGTGCCAGAAGGACTCCTTGCCGTACACCGCCGCCAGATAGCGCAGGATGGTGTGGGATTCCCAGATCACCGTGCCACCCCCATCACGGGCAGCATCGCGGATCACCGGCACCCTGCCATGCGGGTTCATCGCGCGGAATTCCGGCGTATCCAGCCCGCCGGCATCGCCCCCGGCATCGATATGGGTGTGCGGGATGTCCAGTTCGCCAATCAGCCACATCACCTTCTGCACGTTGAAGGCGCTGCGCCGGCCCCAGATGGTGAGCCCAGTTTGGTCGCTCACGAGGAGCCTTCCTGCTTCTTCGCCAGGTCCTCCAGCTTGCGGCGCAGCTGCTCGTTCTTGAAGTCGGCCAGCCGGTAGGCCCAGCCCTCAGCCCGCGCATTGATCTCGGCGGCTTCCGCCTTCACCTCGTCCGCGGCATCGGGCAGCGCGGCAGCGGTGTAGCGTGTCCACAGCTTGCCATCGCGCTCAGCAAAGCCGATGGTCACGGCCAGCCCGTCGAAGGTGGTGTAGCGCGTCACCGCCTCCTGCAGCGCGATCCCCTCGGCCGGCATCACGGCGTCGAACACCAGCTTGTCCAGCGTGCCGGCGGTGGCGTTCACGGTGAACTGGTTCTCCACCTTCATGCCCTCGGGCAGATCGACGATGCGGAACTCATTGCCCTCGCGGCTGTCCTTGGCGACCGTCAGGCTGCCACCCTCAGGATGATCAATGACCACCTGCTTCACCCGGCCGCGCGACACGTCGGCGATGCGCCGGTCCAGCCAGTCGATGGCCTCGGTGCGCGGGTCGAGCCGGCTTTCCGCCAGGAAGGCCTGCCCGCCATCGGGCCGGCGCACATAATGCGCGTCAGGCTGACCGCCTTGGCCGAAGCGCTTCTTGCCGACGATCAGCTCCGCCAGCACCTTGCCGGCGCCATCCAGCACGGTGACCCGGCGGGAGCGCGCCTCTTCCGCATCCAGCGGCTCGACCTCCAGCCGGGCGAACATCTCCGGCCGCTCGGTCTTGGCCTCGACAATCCGCATGTCGGCAAGCGCCAGCAGCAGCGCGCGCACCGCCTCGCCGCGCGCCGGGTAATTATGCGCATTCTCGACTACCCAGCCCTCGCCGGCCCGGACCAGCGTCACGCTGTCGCGGCGATCCTCCAGCTGGATGGCGGCAACCTCGTTCAGCCGGTCGGTCAGGTTGGGGAACACCGGCTCGGCGCTGACGCTGCCGATGGCCGCAGCGTGGCGCTGCCAGGCGGCATGGCCGGCGGCGCCGACCGCGAGCAGGGTCACGACGAACAGGATCCAGAAGCCGCGGGCGGTCATGCGGATGCTCCTTTCCCCGAAGGCGTTGCGGAAATCGCCCCTCGCCGGCGCCGGGCGGCGCGGGCGAGGCCGACAAGGATAGCGGCCAGCACCACGAGCAGCGGCACCAGACCGATATTCAGGAACAGCAGGCGGGTCTGCAGCGCGTCGATATCCTCGCGCAGGGAGCGCTGCACGGTGCGCAGCTCACGCCGCGCCTCCAGAATATCCTCCTGAATCTTGGCGATCTCGGCGCGCTGCGCGTTGGTCAGGATGGCACCGCCGCCGGGCGCGTCCTTGGAGCGCAGCTCCTCCAGCCGGGCCAGCGAGGCCTGCAGGCGTTCCTGCAGCGCCTCCTCCTGCGCGCGGAAGCGCTGGTCGGCCTCGCGGCGCATTTCCTCGATCACCGTGAAGGGCCGGGCGATCATGCCGCGCCCGCGCAGATCGACCAGCGCCGAACTGCCTGACAGGCTCTCCAGCAGGTTCATGACGAAGTCGCCATTGTTGGCGAACGGCGTGACCACCTGCTGGCCGAAGAAATCCTGCACCTGGACCCAGAATCGGTCATCCAGCAGGTCGGTATCGGCGATTACCGCGAACATCGCCTCGCCCTGCGATTCGGTGCGGAACTCCGGCAGCTCCTTCGGCGCCCCAGCATCTCCTGGGGTCTCGCCTTCGGGCACCGGACGGCCGTCCGGGAAGGCGGTCGCGAGCCGGCCCTGGAAGCGCGCGGCCAGCACCTTCGCCTCACCGCCCGGCTTGTACTCGCGCAGCAGCCCCTGCGGATCGGGGCGCGGCCGCAGCCGGTCCACCGGGATCATCATCGATTCCGGGCTGGTGGTGATCAGCGGCGTCATGGTGAGGCCGGCACCCTCCGCCAGCCCGACCGCGCCGGCGCTGGCCATGGACAGGCGCTGCAACTCACCGGTGACCGGCAAATCCTGATTGATGTTGCCGCGCTGCAGATTCAGCCAGACCACGAAATCGACCGGCACCACCTGGCTGCCGGCGCCGGCATTCACCCGGCGCGCGGCGCGGCGGTCACCGACCACCTCGCCCTGCGAGACGGTGACACCCCATTTATCGAACAGGGCGGGCAGCGCGCTGGCCGTATCCAGCTTCGGCTGGCCCGACGGATCGGGGATAGTGGCGTCAGCCTCGGAATAGGGATCGACGAAGAAGATCGCGCGGCCGCCGGCCATCATGAACTGGTCGATGGCGTAGAGCGTCTTTTCCGGCAGGTTCTTCGGATGCACGACGAACAGCACATCGACATCCGGCGCCACCCGGTCGATGGCGGTGCCGATGGTGCGCACCTGAAAGACCTGTCGCATCTGCTGCAGGATCGTCCAGGGCGGGGCGACCTGCCCGCCGGGCATGAAGCGCCCTTCCAGCGGCAGGCCGGCGATCATGCCGACCACCTTGCGTTCCGGGTTGGCCAGATTGTTCACGATGCGGGTCAGGTCATACTCCAGGAAGCGCTCGCGCTCCGGCTGGAAGAAGGGGATGACCTGCTCGTCATCGGTCAGGTTGGTGCCGACCAGGCCGAAATAGACCTGCTCGCCGGACTGGTCGATGGGCACGCCCTGCAGCCCGAAGCTGACCGCGCGGTCCTCCACGGTCGAGAAGGGCTCGGGGTCGAAAATCTCCAGCTGGATCTTCCCGCCGGCCAGATTGGCGTATTCCTGCAGCAGGTTGCGCACGCGCTGGCCATAGGCGGCATAGGCCGGCAGCTCGCGCCCCAGCCGCTCGGAGAAGAAGAAGCGCAGGGTGATCGGCTCCTCGATCTTCGACAGCGTCTCGCGCGTGCCGGACGACAGGGTGTAGAGCCGGTCCTCAGTCAGGTCGAGCCGGGCCGAGGTGAAGGTGACGCTGGAATAGACATTGACCGCGACGAACAGCAGCGCGACCAGCGCCAGCGACAGCCAGGCATAGGAAGGACGCACAAGAGAGGAACGGGTTTGCGGGGTCTTGGCCATGGTTCAGCGCCCCTTCTTCAGATCGACCAGCAGCGCCGTGGCCCACAGGAAGGCCAGGATCGCCGAGAGATAGAAAATGACGTCGCGCAGATCGATGACGCCGCGCGTGATGTCCTGGAAATGCGCCAGGAAGCTGAAGGAGCGCAGCGCCTCCAGCATCGGCGCTGGCGCCCAGCCGGTGAAGAAAGACAGCACCAGCGAGGAGCCGGCGGAGACGAAGAGGACACCGACTGCCGCCGTCAGCACGAAGGCGATGATCTGGTTGCGGGTCAGCGCGGACAGGGCCGAGCCCAGCGCCAGATAGGCGCCGGCCAGCAGCGCGCTGCCGATATAGGATGCCAGGATCACGCCATTATCCGGATCGCCCAGATAATTGACGGTGATCCACAGCGGGAAGGTCAGCGCCAACGCGATTGTCGTGAAGGCCCAGGCGGCGAGGAACTTGCCGGCAACCGCGCTGCCGATGGAGACCGGCAGGGTCAGCAGCAGCTCCAGCGTGCCGCTCTTGCGCTCCTCCGCCCACAGCCGCATCGCCACCGCCGGCGTCAGCACGAGATAGAGCCAGGGATGGAAGCCGAAGAAACCCTGCAGGCTGGCCTGCCCGGCCTCGAAGAAACTGCCGACGAAGAAGGTGAAGGTCGCCGTCAGCATCAGGAAGATGACGATGAAGATATAGGCCAGCGGCGTCAGGAAATAGCTCGCCAGCTCGCGCTTGAAGATTGCCCAGACACCCATCGCTTTAGCCCTGTTCCCCGGTCTTTTTCGGATTGGTGATGTCGCGGAACACCTCATCGAGGCGGCCGCGCTCCAGCCGGATTTCGTCCGCCGCGATATCGGCATCGCGCAGCGCCTGGCTGACCGCCGGCAGGATGGTCTTGCGGCGCTGGGCCAGCACGGTCAGCGTGCCATCCCCCTCCTCCAGGCCGGCCGCGCCCGGAATATCCGCCAGCGCCTTGCGGGCGGCGGGCAGAGCACTCTTCTTCAGCCGCACCGTGACCGCGTTATGCAGGCGCGACCGCGCTTCCAGCTCAGCTGGGGTACCGTCGGCGACGATCTGCCCGCCGGCAATCACGACGGCGCGGCTGCACAGCGCGTCCACCTCCTCCAGGATGTGGGTCGAGATGATGATGGCCTTGTCCTTCGCCATGCTGCCGATCAGCGTGCGCACCTCATGCTTCTGGTTGGGGTCGAGACCGTCGGTCGGCTCGTCCAGCACCAGCACCTCGGGGTCATGCAGCAGCGCCTGCGCGAGCCCGACGCGGCGCTTGAAGCCCTTGGACAGCGTGTCGATCGGCTGATACAGCACGCCGCCCAGCGTGGTGCGGTCGATGGCGGCCTCGATCTTCGCCTTGCGGTCGGCGCCCTTCAGCCCGCGCACATCGGCGCAGAATCCAAGGAACCCTAGCGGCGTCATGTCGCCATAGGCCGGCGCACCTTCCGGCAGGTAGCCGATGCGGCGCTTCACTTCGATCGGCTGGCGGCCGACATCGAAGCCGCACACCTCGGCGCTGCCCCCGGTCGGCTCCAGAAAGCCGGTTATCATCTTCATGGTGGTGGATTTGCCGGCGCCATTGGGGCCGAGGAAGCCCAGCACCTCCCCCCTGGCGACGGCGAAGGAAATGCCGTCAACGGCGCGGATCGGCCCGAAATGTTTCGCCAATCCGCTGACTTTGATCATCTCGGTCACTGACCGCTCCCCCTGTTCCGCCTTTTGCGCCTTCAGCGTTTCGTTCCCGGCCGTACCTGCTTCCCCCCACGGGACGGCGACCTTCACTTTTCGACCCGCTGATTTACGAATGCAGCGCTATTTTTCAAGAGCTTGTGGCAAAATCTTGGCGACAGCCCCGCAACCGGCAGGGCTTTTAAGCCGGAGACCCTAGGACATGGCGGCGGCGGAGGCCACAAAGAAAGCCATCGATGGCGCCGCGCTGGTCCGGCGTATCCGGCTGGGCAGCGGGCTCGTGCTGGCGTTTTTCGTCATCACGCATTTCCTGAACCATTCCCTCGGCCTGATCTCGCTGGAGGCGATGGAGCAGGGCAGACTCTATTTCATGGCGTTCTGGCGCGCCAAGACCGCGATGTATGTGCTGTATGGCGCGCTGCTGACGCATCTGGCGCTCGGCCTCTGGTCGCTCTACAAGCGCCGGCCGATCCTGCGCGTGCCGCCCTGGGAGCTGGCGCAGATGGCGCTGGGCCTGTCGATCCCGCCGATCCTGGTCGGCCATGTGTTCGACACGCATTTCGGCTTCACCCTGGCCGGGGTGGACGATACCTACGCCTATGTCCTGCTGCTGCTGTGGGTGGAGCGGCCCTATGGCGCGGTGCTGCAGATCGCGCTGCTGCTGACCGCCTGGCTGCATGCCTGCATCGGCCTGCATTACTGGCTGCGCATCCGGCCCTGGTATCCGAGGGCCGTTCCGGCGCTCTATACGATCGCCCTGCTGCTGCCGGTGCTGGCGCTGCTGGGCTTCGTGCAGGGCGGGCTGCAGGTGATCGCGCTGGCCGAGACGCCGATGTGGCTGGAAAGCTACAAGCAGACCATCGACTATCCCGATGCGGCAGGCTGGGCGCGCA
This window contains:
- a CDS encoding GldG family protein, with product MAKTPQTRSSLVRPSYAWLSLALVALLFVAVNVYSSVTFTSARLDLTEDRLYTLSSGTRETLSKIEEPITLRFFFSERLGRELPAYAAYGQRVRNLLQEYANLAGGKIQLEIFDPEPFSTVEDRAVSFGLQGVPIDQSGEQVYFGLVGTNLTDDEQVIPFFQPERERFLEYDLTRIVNNLANPERKVVGMIAGLPLEGRFMPGGQVAPPWTILQQMRQVFQVRTIGTAIDRVAPDVDVLFVVHPKNLPEKTLYAIDQFMMAGGRAIFFVDPYSEADATIPDPSGQPKLDTASALPALFDKWGVTVSQGEVVGDRRAARRVNAGAGSQVVPVDFVVWLNLQRGNINQDLPVTGELQRLSMASAGAVGLAEGAGLTMTPLITTSPESMMIPVDRLRPRPDPQGLLREYKPGGEAKVLAARFQGRLATAFPDGRPVPEGETPGDAGAPKELPEFRTESQGEAMFAVIADTDLLDDRFWVQVQDFFGQQVVTPFANNGDFVMNLLESLSGSSALVDLRGRGMIARPFTVIEEMRREADQRFRAQEEALQERLQASLARLEELRSKDAPGGGAILTNAQRAEIAKIQEDILEARRELRTVQRSLREDIDALQTRLLFLNIGLVPLLVVLAAILVGLARAARRRRGAISATPSGKGASA
- a CDS encoding efflux RND transporter periplasmic adaptor subunit encodes the protein MSAGWKILAGLLVLAAAGGGVAYHLKAERSAAVAQSANGQTAKPAPQQNAGPPVEVAEVTVDTVRTEITAVGSLLPNEAVTIQPEISGRISRILFEDVQRVERGAPLVELDKDILQAELAQAQANLSLSKANYDRADTLLKQGTGTVRARDEAVARLRSDEAGVDLAKARLDKATIRAPFSGVLGLRSISLGRYVTPADTIVTLQQIDPLKAEFRVPEVYLTAVRVGQKIEMTANALAGQSFTGEIYAIDPQIDVNGRSLRIRALVPNPDLALSPGLFIRLTIIAETRPDAVLVPESSVTPVGQKRFVYRLVEDKAVLTEVQLGERRPGLVEVLSGLKPKDVVVVAGQLRLRDGIKVDVVGRGAPVAGTGRTAPGS
- a CDS encoding ATP-binding cassette domain-containing protein produces the protein MIKVSGLAKHFGPIRAVDGISFAVARGEVLGFLGPNGAGKSTTMKMITGFLEPTGGSAEVCGFDVGRQPIEVKRRIGYLPEGAPAYGDMTPLGFLGFCADVRGLKGADRKAKIEAAIDRTTLGGVLYQPIDTLSKGFKRRVGLAQALLHDPEVLVLDEPTDGLDPNQKHEVRTLIGSMAKDKAIIISTHILEEVDALCSRAVVIAGGQIVADGTPAELEARSRLHNAVTVRLKKSALPAARKALADIPGAAGLEEGDGTLTVLAQRRKTILPAVSQALRDADIAADEIRLERGRLDEVFRDITNPKKTGEQG
- a CDS encoding ABC transporter permease, which translates into the protein MGVWAIFKRELASYFLTPLAYIFIVIFLMLTATFTFFVGSFFEAGQASLQGFFGFHPWLYLVLTPAVAMRLWAEERKSGTLELLLTLPVSIGSAVAGKFLAAWAFTTIALALTFPLWITVNYLGDPDNGVILASYIGSALLAGAYLALGSALSALTRNQIIAFVLTAAVGVLFVSAGSSLVLSFFTGWAPAPMLEALRSFSFLAHFQDITRGVIDLRDVIFYLSAILAFLWATALLVDLKKGR
- a CDS encoding glutathione S-transferase family protein, with amino-acid sequence MSDQTGLTIWGRRSAFNVQKVMWLIGELDIPHTHIDAGGDAGGLDTPEFRAMNPHGRVPVIRDAARDGGGTVIWESHTILRYLAAVYGKESFWHDDPAARSRDECWMDWSATALQPAFLSGLFWGYYRTPEDRRDWTAIRVKQDACAQYMRVLDAELADRPYLSGDRLGLADIPAGACLFRYFGMGLDYPEVPNVQAWFARLQERPAYRAHVMLPFDNLYGRLAF
- a CDS encoding DUF4340 domain-containing protein, which translates into the protein MTARGFWILFVVTLLAVGAAGHAAWQRHAAAIGSVSAEPVFPNLTDRLNEVAAIQLEDRRDSVTLVRAGEGWVVENAHNYPARGEAVRALLLALADMRIVEAKTERPEMFARLEVEPLDAEEARSRRVTVLDGAGKVLAELIVGKKRFGQGGQPDAHYVRRPDGGQAFLAESRLDPRTEAIDWLDRRIADVSRGRVKQVVIDHPEGGSLTVAKDSREGNEFRIVDLPEGMKVENQFTVNATAGTLDKLVFDAVMPAEGIALQEAVTRYTTFDGLAVTIGFAERDGKLWTRYTAAALPDAADEVKAEAAEINARAEGWAYRLADFKNEQLRRKLEDLAKKQEGSS